From the Musa acuminata AAA Group cultivar baxijiao chromosome BXJ3-1, Cavendish_Baxijiao_AAA, whole genome shotgun sequence genome, the window gtgaaaagccaaAAGACCGAAGCACATattgccgacctggccgaggcgTTCAGCACActacgcaagttcggcatgcggctcaaccccacaaaatgcgccttcggtgtcacctccgggaaattcctcgggttcattatacatgaaaggggaattgacgccaacccggagaaagtCCAAGCGATCATCAACATGCAGTCACCCCGGACAAtcaaagacctgcagcgactGAACGGAAGGATTGTTGCCATATCCCGTTTCCTTGCCCGGTTGGGGGAtcactgcctccccttcttcagggcgctcAAGGACCCAAAAAAATTCCGGTGGACAACGGAGTGCGAAGAAGCCTTCAAACAAGTAAAGCAGTGCCTGGCGAACCTCCCTCGGCTCGCCTCTGTTTCTCCCGGCGAGAAGCTGGGTCTCTACTTGGCGGCCTCCCCACACGCGGTCAGCTCTGTCCTGATCAAGGAAAGCTCTGACCaacaactcccgatctactacgtcagccatgtCCTAGGTGGACCCGAGGAGCATTACCCGCCGATCGAAAAACTCGCGCTCGCCTTGGTGCTCTTGGCTCGaaagttgcgcccctacttccaggtgcacacggtggaggtcatcaccgaccaaccccttcggcaggtcttaacaaaatttgATGTTGTAGGatggctcctcaaatgggcggtggagctgggCGAACATGACAtaagatacgtgcccaggaccgccatcaaggctcaggcggtggccgacttcatcgcggagttAACTCAGATGGAGGACAGGGACCTCGAGCAAACCCCCGAAGCTTGGACCCTGCATGTGGATGGCTCGGCCAATTCAAGGGGTGCCGGCGCGGGACTGGTTCTCCTCGCCCCCGACGGACGCTCGTTTGAACGTTCCCTCCACTTCGGGTTtaaggccaccaacaacgaggcagagTACGAGGCACTCCTAGCTGGACTGAGGCTGGCCCTTGAGATGCAGGTGGCCgcaatacacgtcctcaccgactcgcagctcgtGGCCGAACAGCTCAGCGGAGGATACGAAGCTCGGGACGCAACCATGGCAaaatacctggcacgggtaaAGGACCTAACCGCCAAGTTCCCTTACTTTACGTTATCTAACGTTCCGAGGGAGGAGAACGCGCGAgccgacgcgctagctaagcTCACGTCAAAGCTGACCTCCGAAGCGTGGCCGGAGGTTGAGGAGCTCCCCGCTCGCGCCATTGAAGTGGCGGTCGCCGCCCAAGGCAGTGCGCCGATCACATGGGTACAGGAGCTGCTACGCTTCAAGAAGGATGGCACCCTTCCCCTCGACGAGGTAGCGGCTCGGCACCTGCGCCATACACATGCATGGTACACCGAGGAGAGCAGGCGGCTTTACAGACGGTCCTTCGCCTACCCCCTCCTGCGgtgcttggagcctgacgaagcacAGACGGTTCTGGCCGAAACCCACGAAGGGGTTTGCGGCGAACACATTGGCGGACGGACCTTGGCACACAAAGtactccgccaaggctactactggccaaccatgtgccgggacgcgaaggCTTACGTACAGCGGTGCGATTCATGCCAGCGACACGCCCGCGCAcccctgctagtcataagtgcccagcaagccaatcacgtgagtgatggcacgtgtgacttgatacagaatctttttgcttattatatttttggcgtatatcactttataactattgcataaatgcatatgtatagtgatgtccttggatttgtgcaatgggaatcggatcatgatgagatcacgataatgagatcgattcacctttaaacacatatcctaaataatcccggtcataggttactcgagagggacatcgtgataaccggatagactggtgtgctgtatacccgtccatatgatggatgcagctggtctcatagctgctcgtgtagggacactagggatacagtacaggtgctcattggagaatgagttcactgattgatccgcttacggaatgctggatggttgatgatgccttattgtcagacaacgattccgtagtcctagtggtgtatctggttcttagacttgagacaccaaggatgtcctgtatgagtgctccactctttgataccagacttataggtttggctgttcccag encodes:
- the LOC103998586 gene encoding uncharacterized protein LOC103998586 encodes the protein MCVDYTSLNNACPKDCYPLPRIDQLVDATVGHARLSFMDAYSGYNQIRMAPEDSEHTAFLTDQGVYFYKVMSFGLKNAGATYQRTVNKMFAHQIGRNMEVYVDDMIVKSQKTEAHIADLAEAFSTLRKFGMRLNPTKCAFGVTSGKFLGFIIHERGIDANPEKVQAIINMQSPRTIKDLQRLNGRIVAISRFLARLGDHCLPFFRALKDPKKFRWTTECEEAFKQVKQCLANLPRLASVSPGEKLGLYLAASPHAVSSVLIKESSDQQLPIYYVSHVLGGPEEHYPPIEKLALALVLLARKLRPYFQVHTVEVITDQPLRQVLTKFDVVGWLLKWAVELGEHDIRYVPRTAIKAQAVADFIAELTQMEDRDLEQTPEAWTLHVDGSANSRGAGAGLVLLAPDGRSFERSLHFGFKATNNEAEYEALLAGLRLALEMQVAAIHVLTDSQLVAEQLSGGYEARDATMAKYLARVKDLTAKFPYFTLSNVPREENARADALAKLTSKLTSEAWPEVEELPARAIEVAVAAQGSAPITWVQELLRFKKDGTLPLDEVAARHLRHTHAWYTEESRRLYRRSFAYPLLRCLEPDEAQTVLAETHEGWGLDLLGPFPSASGQRKYIIVGVDYFTKWFEAEPLATITEHQVEKFVWKNLVTRFGLPKAIITDNGPQFAGRRFREFCAGHGIQLRFSSVAHPQTNGLAEVTNRSILDGLKRRVSAAQSIWADELPSVLWSLRTTPKAATRESPYSLTFGTEAVLPPEMAVATLRTRSYDEEVSNEGLRASLDVLEERRADAHLKALSYQRAVARVYNKKVRPRPIKLGDLVLRKAEVSDPARVRGKLAPKWEGPYRVAKTVRPGTYRLTTMNGSPLPRTWNIWNLKKFFV